The window CTGGGCCTGCTGTCGCTGGGTTTTTATCAGATTTTACACAAGCGACTGGTGGACCTGGACGCACTGAAGACCGAGCTGGAAAAGGATTTGCCGACCATCATCCGTCAAGGCGAAGGCCCGTTGCTGGAGTTTAAATCGTCGCTGCGCTGGGATATTCAGGAGCAACGCGTTAACAAGACCCTGGAAGGCGTGATTATGAAAACCCTGGCCGGTTTCTTTAACAGTCCGGTTGGCGGCACCTTGCTAATCGGCGTGGCCGACAACGGCGAAATCCTCGGCCTGGAATCCGACTTCCAAACCCTGAAAAAACCCGATCATGACGGCTTCGAGCAAACCCTGATGACTGCGGTCTCCACCAATCTGGGGGCCGATTTGTGCCCGCTGATCCACGTGCTTTTTCATAAATTGGCCGACCGTGATGTGTGCCGGGTTATTGTTTCCCCCTCGCACCGGCCCGTGTTTCTGACGCAGAGCAACACCCCCAAATTCTTCGTGCGAACCGGCGGCGGCACTCGGGACCTCAACATTCAAGAAGCGCTGGATTATGTGGCCAGTCGTTGGAAAAAAACCAAATAATCTGCCCTGATTGGGTTTTAACGCCAGCAAAGTTAAACTAAGCAACCGGCAACATAGCAAACGATTTGTAAACACTCCATGGAACATCAATCAACTTTCGTTAATTGGTTCAGAAATTCATCGCCCTACATCCACGCGCACCGCAACCGCACCTTTGTGATTTTTTTCGGTGGCAACGCGGTGACGGAGCCGGATTTCGACAATCTGATTCACGACTTCGCGTTGCTGAGAAGCCTGGGTGTCAGGCTGGTGCTGGTGCACGGCATTCGCCCACAGATCGACGAACAAGTCACCGGACATGGCAACACACCGCAGTTTCACCACCATTTACGCATCACCGATGCGACCACACTACAATATGTGAAGCAAGCGGCAGGACTCGTGCGGGTGGAAATTGAAGCGCTGTTATCGATGGGTGTTTCCGGCTCGCCGATGGCTGGTGCGAAGATACGCGTGGCGTCCGGCAATTTTGTTACCGCCAAACCTTTGGGGGTATTGGACGGCATCGACTATTGCCATACCGGCAAAGTGCGGCGCATCGACGCCCAAGCCATCCATCAACAATTGGATCAACAAAACGTAGTACTGATTTCGCCTATCGGCTATTCGCCCAGCGGCGAGGTATTCAATCTGTCGGCCGAGGAAGTGGCAACCGAAGTAGCCATCGCCTTGCAAGCCGAAAAGTTGATTTTGTTGACCGAACAAAACTGCGTATCGCCCAGTGATAATGGCCCCATCCAACAGCTCACCACAGCTCAAGTTTCAGCACTATTGGAAGATGCGCCAACAGTGCCGGATGAAGTTGCCCGCTCGCTGCGCGCCGCGATGCAAAGCTGTGAAAAAGGCGTACAGCGTGCGCACTTGATCAATCGGCATGTGGATGGCGCCCTGCTTCTTGAACTGTTTACCCGCGACGGTATCGGTACGCTGATCAGTTCGACGGCATTCGAAACCATACGACCGGCGACATTGGACGACATCGGCGGCATCATGGAGTTGATCAAACCTTTGGAACAGCAAGGCATCCTGGTCAAGCGTTCGCGAGAAAAACTGGAAATGGAAATCGGCGACTACATCGTCATCGAGCGCGACGGCTTGATCATCGGCTGCACGGCGTTTCACGTAATGAACGACGGCAACAGCGCGGAAATCGCTTGTCTGGCGGTGCATGCCGACTATCAAAAAGGCGCGCGCGGCAACAGCTTACTGGAGTATCTCGGCAATAAAGCCAAAACCGAGCATATCCACCGCTTGTTCGTGCGTTCCACACAAACCGTGCATTGGTTTGTCGAACGCGGTTTTGCACCCTGCGACATCGACGATTTGCCCGAGCCGATGAAAAGCGCTTACAACTATCAGCGCAATTCCAAGGTATTGTATAAAGACGTTTAACATCACCCTCCACCCACTCTCAGCCCGCGGAATATAGGATGCTCGATAAACAGGATTTTCTGACAGTCGTAAAAAACACCCCCTTAGTCTCTATCGATTTAATTGTACGTTCCAGCAAGGACGAAATATTGATGGGCATGCGCGTGAATGAACCGGCGGCGGGCTATTGGTTCGTGCCCGGCGGCAGAATTTTTAAATCCGAAACCCTGGAAGATGCGTTTCAAAGAATCACTGAAACCGAATTGGGCACTGCCTACAGCATGGAAAGCGCTGATTTACTCGGTGCATTCACCCATCTGTATGAGACTAATTTTGCCAAACAGCCGGGTATAAGTACCCATTACGTGGTTTTGGGCTATCAATTGCAGCTGGATATCGATATTAATCAGTTACCGGCACAACAACATTCTAATTACCGTTGGTTTGGCAAACATGAAGACTTGAGTGAAGTTCATCCTAACAGCCAAGCCTACTATCCCTATCTGCGCTGAACAATGGCAATCTTAAAAGTATTGCAGCTGACAGACCTGCATATATTGCCGCATGCCGGCGATAAAATGCTCGGCATAGACACCGAACAGTATTTCCAACAGACCCTAGCCCACGCGCATGCCACTCACGGCCCATTCGATCTGATTTTATTAACCGGTGATTTGGGCCAAGACCCTAGCGCTGATAGCTACCGGCGAATTTGCAAGCATCTGCAAACTTATCAAACACCTTGCCTGTGTTTGCCGGGCAATCATGACAACTGGGAACTGATGGAAACCGAGCTGAACGTAGGCTTCGTCAGTTGCCGCAAACACCTGCTGCTAAAAAATTGGCAGATTATTGCTTTAAACAGCCAAAAACCGGGCAGCCCCGCTGGGTTTTTATCACAGGAAGAACTGGTATTTTTACAGCAAACGCTAAGCACAAATGACATGCCTGCCCTGCTGGCGGTACACCATCATTGCGTTGCCAGCGGGAGCAGTTGGATGGATACGATGCAAATAGAGAACGGTGAGGCATTGCTGGCAATAGCGGAACGCTTTGTGCAGGTTAAAGCCATCACCTGCGGTCATTTACATCAGGAAATGCAAACTAATCATGAACAAATAGCAATATTCGCCACACCGGCCAGCTGTTTTCAGTTCAAACCGTTTGCCACCGAGTTTGCACTGGACGAGTTAGCACCCGGCTACAGGGTCTTCGAATTGGGCGATGACGGCGACTTGCGATCCCGGTGCTATCGCCTGCCCATCAGCATGAACGACTTACAAACCAACTTGCACAGTTACTAACCAAACGCCAATCTTCCGGACAAATAACTCTCGGCGTTGACGCCCACATCGTTGGCAATCAGCAAAGCTCCTAATTCGTCCATCGCTTTGCGGTACACCCGGCGTTTGAAGTAAACCACGTCTTTCAGCGGATACCAGTACTCCACCCACTTCCAGTTATCGAACTCCTGCTTGTGCCCGCAATCGAACCTGACATTCGATTCATCTGTCATCAAGCGCAAAATAAACCAAATCTGCTTCTGACCGATGCACAAGGGTGTAGAATTTTTGCGGATATACCGATCCGGCAATTTATAGCGCAACCAATAACGGGTGCGCCCCAGCAACTGCACATGCTCTGCACACAAGCCGGTTTCCTCCCACAACTCCCGATACATCGCGGTTTCCGGATCCTCGTCGCCATCAATTCCGCCTTGCGGAAACTGCCACGAATTAGCGCCCTTGCGCTTTGCCCAGAACACACGACCCTCGTCATTGCAAAGGATAATGCCGACATTAGGCCGGTATCCTTTCGAGTCTATCATGTAAAAACCTGTATTATTTGCCGCCCTGTTGCTAATGCCTGGATGTTAAAATTAACAACGGCACGGCCATTAAAATGAATGGCGCAATTGTTCCACAAATAACCGGCGGACGCCACAGGCCGCTACTTTTTTCTTTATGACGACGGATTTGCCGTGAGCTTAGCGATTTTTGATCTGGATAACACGCTGATCGCCGATGACAGCGATTTTTTATGGGGCCAATTCTTGGTCGACCGCGGCATTGTCGACAAAGAGCAGTATGAACAGGCCAATAAAAAATTCTACGAGGATTACAAACAGGGCACGTTGGATATTGTCGAGTTTTTGCATTTCTCACTGGCGCCGCTGGCGCAGCACGACGCCGAGCAACTGTACCGCTGGCGCGCGGAATTCGTCGAAACGCTGATCGAGCCGATCACACTCGACGCCGCACGGACTTTGGTAGAAAAGCATCGAGCGGCCGGCGATACCTTACTGGTGATCACCGCCACCAATCGCTTCGTCACCGAACCTATTGTGAAACTTTACGGTATCGACAACCTACTGGCTACCACACCGGAATTTGTCGATGGTCGCTACACCGGGAAATTCAACGGTACGCCTTGCTTTCAGCGAGGAAAAGTCGTGCAGCTAAACGACTGGTTGGCCAATTCCACGGAAACGCTGGCAGGCAGTTGGTTCTACAGCGATTCGCATAACGATTTGCCGCTATTGAACTTGGTCGATCAACCGGTTGCCGTCGATCCCGACGAAAAACTACGGGAAGTTGCTCGGCAAGCAAACTGGCCGATTATTAGCTTGAGGAAATAGAAGCTGCGGACAAGGTTCAAAAGAAGCGCCATTTTGAACCTTTATAATATTGAATCGCTTCTATTTTTTCTGTATAAAGAACACTTGTTTGTCGGCTTCCTTGAATATCTTCAGCGGGATATGTCCGGCCTGATCGATATAGACACCAAAGTCCAAATGGGCCGCCGGATCGGTAGCAATCACTTTGACTACCCTGCCGCTTTCCACTTCCATAATCGCCTTTTTCAAACGCAGCAACGGTAACGGACATTGCAACCCGCTGGCATCGACTTCCAAATCAAATTCGATCATAGTGGTGTTCACTCAACTGTTCTTTAGACAACGCTTATAATAACACCAACCCCAGACCACGAAAATCAAGCACCATGGATTACTTCCCGCTTTTCTTAAAACTAAAAGACCAGCCATGCCTGGTTGTAGGCGCCGGCGAAATCGCCTCGCGTAAAATCGAGCTATTGGCAAAAACCGGGGCGCGAATTACCGTGGTAGCTTTGGAAATTGGCGCCAGCGTCGCAGAGATGGGCCAAGATAATCGCGTAGTTATCCAAGAAAAAGCCTTTGCAGCGGATGATGTGAAAGGCATGCGCGTGGTTATATCCGCCACCAACCAGCGCACGATCAACGAAGCGGTCGCTCAAGCGGCTACAGCGCAGAATATTCCAGTGAACGTGGTCGATAATCCTGATTTGTGCAGTTTCATCTTTCCGGCGATTGTTGATCGCTCGCCATTAATCGTAGCCGTGTCTTCTGGCGGCGTCTCCCCGGTGCTGGCACGTTTGCTACGCTCCAAGGTGGAAAGCGCCATTCCCGGCGCGTTCGGGCTACTAGCGCAGTTTGCCGAGGATTTTCGAGCGTTGGTTAAGGAACGGCTAAATGAACCCAACCGCCGCCGCGTGTTCTGGGAAGATGCTTTGCAGGGCCATATCGCAGAACTGGTGTTCTCCGGCCGCCGCGAGCAAGCTGCCACAGAATTGCAAGCCAAACTCGATGCAGCGGAGCAGACGCAAAATCGCGGCGAAGTGTATTTAATTGGCGCCGGCCCCGGCGATCCGGATTTGTTGACTTTCCGAGCCCTGCGTTTAATGCAGCAAGCGGATGTAATTGTCTATGATCGGCTGGTGTCCCAGGAGATACTGGAGATGGCGCGCCGTGACGCCGAAAAAATCTACGTGGGCAAACAACGCAGCAATCACAGCCTGCCGCAAGAATCGATCAACGAACTACTGGCGAATCTGGCCCTCTCGGGGAAACGCGTCGCCCGGCTGAAAGGCGGAGATCCGTTTATTTTCGGCCGTGGCGGCGAGGAAATCGAAACCCTGATGCAACAAGGCATTCAATTTCAGGTCGTGCCCGGCATTACCGCCGCAGCCGGCTGCGCCAGCTATGCCGGCATACCGCTGACGCATCGCGATCATGCGCAGTCCTGTACCTTTGTGACCGGGCATTTGAAAGACGGCAATATCAACCTGAACTGGAGCCAGCTGGCCTCGCCCAATCAGACCATCGTGATCTACATGGGTCTGGTTGGATTGGAGACTATCTGCCAATCGTTGATAGTACACGGCTGCCCCGCCGATCAGCCGATTGCGCTGATTCAACAAGGCACTACCCGCCATCAACGGGTCATTACCGGCACCCTGGGGGATATGCCTAAACGCGTCGAAAACGCAGACATCAAACCGCCGACCTTGATCATAGTCGGCACTGTGGTGCGCCTGCGCAAACAGTTGGAATGGTTTCAACCCGATCAAAACTAAGCGTATATGAATTTTTCCCTATTTCAGACGATGTTAAGTTTTAGCTGGAAAAATCAGCCCGCAAACTCGATAACGGCGCGAACGACAGAGAAAATCGATTGAATTTTTCGCTAAAGTTCCCTATCCTTTACCCGCTTAATTTCCCAATGAACTGCCTATGCAAATAACAATATGCAGTTCTTTTTTTAAACACAACGAGAGAATCATATGAAAAAATCATTCGGTTTATTAGTAGGCGCAGCTTTGATCGCTATCAGCGGACAAGTTGCAGCTAACGAAGCGGAAGAAATCGGCGCGAAAATTTATGAGCGTGCTTTCGGTCGTGGCTGCGGCGCTTGCCATGACATCGCTTCCAACCCACAATTATCGGCTTTGATCAGCGCCGGCAAACTGCCTAAAGACCAGTTCGCTAAAGTTCTGAAGGAAGGCAAAAACGGTATGCCTAAAGCTGTTGCAGCTATCATGGAAGTCGGCCCTGTGAAAAAAGCAGGTTACACCGAAGACCAAGCTATCGATGCCGTTTACGAATATCTGAAAAAATAATCGTAGCCTTTCGGGGCAAAGAAAAAGCCGCTACCCTTTCGGATAGCGGCTTTTTTATGTCGTAAATAATATGCCCTATTAGTCTTGTTTACTGAGATACGCCTGTTGACTACGTTGATGGGTCAACCGGTAACGGTTGCGCAGCCAAACTCCGGCAATCGCCGCAATCATCAATCCACAAGACACAAAGGTCAGATAGACCAAATCCTTAATGTCATTCAGTTCTTTGATCAGAACTTGATTGACAGCCGCGCCTTCGACCTTGGCCGGCGAATCAACAGAATAAGTCGTCAGTATCTTCACATCGCCTTTCAAATCCTGAATGGTCTCCAGGGAATCGGCGACGCTACCCTTTTTGATATTTTCTTCCAGGGCTCTTAGTTTGCTGTCGATGGAACCGCTTAACAAGCCGAACAACTGGCCTTTCAAGGCGCTAATTTCGGCGGATAGCACCGGATTTTGGGTAGCGTAGGCTGTCGAGATAGCCTGGTGCTTTTGGATCTCGGTCAACAGATTTTGTTTAGGTAGTAATACAAAACCCAACAAAAAAACCGCCGCCATCAACGCCAGAACCAGCATTAACAAAAAGCGATTAGCCTTCATCAGCGCCTGATGCTGATGGGCGCGCAGATAGACTATCTCATGCTTATCGGTATTGACATCATCCAGATTAATCTCAGGCATATCGCTCATTATTCTTTTAGTGTTGCTAATCGGGAAGCTCTATAGATATTACCTAGAGCACGCGGCGCCTAAACGGCACCCCATGCCCAACGGAAATACAT of the Methylomonas sp. MK1 genome contains:
- a CDS encoding sulfurtransferase TusA family protein → MIEFDLEVDASGLQCPLPLLRLKKAIMEVESGRVVKVIATDPAAHLDFGVYIDQAGHIPLKIFKEADKQVFFIQKK
- the cpdA gene encoding 3',5'-cyclic-AMP phosphodiesterase, whose protein sequence is MAILKVLQLTDLHILPHAGDKMLGIDTEQYFQQTLAHAHATHGPFDLILLTGDLGQDPSADSYRRICKHLQTYQTPCLCLPGNHDNWELMETELNVGFVSCRKHLLLKNWQIIALNSQKPGSPAGFLSQEELVFLQQTLSTNDMPALLAVHHHCVASGSSWMDTMQIENGEALLAIAERFVQVKAITCGHLHQEMQTNHEQIAIFATPASCFQFKPFATEFALDELAPGYRVFELGDDGDLRSRCYRLPISMNDLQTNLHSY
- a CDS encoding HAD family hydrolase, encoding MSLAIFDLDNTLIADDSDFLWGQFLVDRGIVDKEQYEQANKKFYEDYKQGTLDIVEFLHFSLAPLAQHDAEQLYRWRAEFVETLIEPITLDAARTLVEKHRAAGDTLLVITATNRFVTEPIVKLYGIDNLLATTPEFVDGRYTGKFNGTPCFQRGKVVQLNDWLANSTETLAGSWFYSDSHNDLPLLNLVDQPVAVDPDEKLREVARQANWPIISLRK
- a CDS encoding AlbA family DNA-binding domain-containing protein; this translates as MKRFLLHLFYIWKQKLKIYFIAGWVGAGMGIFLLAPSYDYISSRERNADPLSSIEFVFGQFTEVMTGQINQNNLILFYAEIGAILGLLSLGFYQILHKRLVDLDALKTELEKDLPTIIRQGEGPLLEFKSSLRWDIQEQRVNKTLEGVIMKTLAGFFNSPVGGTLLIGVADNGEILGLESDFQTLKKPDHDGFEQTLMTAVSTNLGADLCPLIHVLFHKLADRDVCRVIVSPSHRPVFLTQSNTPKFFVRTGGGTRDLNIQEALDYVASRWKKTK
- a CDS encoding GDP-mannose mannosyl hydrolase, with translation MLDKQDFLTVVKNTPLVSIDLIVRSSKDEILMGMRVNEPAAGYWFVPGGRIFKSETLEDAFQRITETELGTAYSMESADLLGAFTHLYETNFAKQPGISTHYVVLGYQLQLDIDINQLPAQQHSNYRWFGKHEDLSEVHPNSQAYYPYLR
- the cysG gene encoding siroheme synthase CysG → MDYFPLFLKLKDQPCLVVGAGEIASRKIELLAKTGARITVVALEIGASVAEMGQDNRVVIQEKAFAADDVKGMRVVISATNQRTINEAVAQAATAQNIPVNVVDNPDLCSFIFPAIVDRSPLIVAVSSGGVSPVLARLLRSKVESAIPGAFGLLAQFAEDFRALVKERLNEPNRRRVFWEDALQGHIAELVFSGRREQAATELQAKLDAAEQTQNRGEVYLIGAGPGDPDLLTFRALRLMQQADVIVYDRLVSQEILEMARRDAEKIYVGKQRSNHSLPQESINELLANLALSGKRVARLKGGDPFIFGRGGEEIETLMQQGIQFQVVPGITAAAGCASYAGIPLTHRDHAQSCTFVTGHLKDGNINLNWSQLASPNQTIVIYMGLVGLETICQSLIVHGCPADQPIALIQQGTTRHQRVITGTLGDMPKRVENADIKPPTLIIVGTVVRLRKQLEWFQPDQN
- the argA gene encoding amino-acid N-acetyltransferase, giving the protein MEHQSTFVNWFRNSSPYIHAHRNRTFVIFFGGNAVTEPDFDNLIHDFALLRSLGVRLVLVHGIRPQIDEQVTGHGNTPQFHHHLRITDATTLQYVKQAAGLVRVEIEALLSMGVSGSPMAGAKIRVASGNFVTAKPLGVLDGIDYCHTGKVRRIDAQAIHQQLDQQNVVLISPIGYSPSGEVFNLSAEEVATEVAIALQAEKLILLTEQNCVSPSDNGPIQQLTTAQVSALLEDAPTVPDEVARSLRAAMQSCEKGVQRAHLINRHVDGALLLELFTRDGIGTLISSTAFETIRPATLDDIGGIMELIKPLEQQGILVKRSREKLEMEIGDYIVIERDGLIIGCTAFHVMNDGNSAEIACLAVHADYQKGARGNSLLEYLGNKAKTEHIHRLFVRSTQTVHWFVERGFAPCDIDDLPEPMKSAYNYQRNSKVLYKDV
- a CDS encoding c-type cytochrome; its protein translation is MKKSFGLLVGAALIAISGQVAANEAEEIGAKIYERAFGRGCGACHDIASNPQLSALISAGKLPKDQFAKVLKEGKNGMPKAVAAIMEVGPVKKAGYTEDQAIDAVYEYLKK
- a CDS encoding RNA pyrophosphohydrolase — encoded protein: MIDSKGYRPNVGIILCNDEGRVFWAKRKGANSWQFPQGGIDGDEDPETAMYRELWEETGLCAEHVQLLGRTRYWLRYKLPDRYIRKNSTPLCIGQKQIWFILRLMTDESNVRFDCGHKQEFDNWKWVEYWYPLKDVVYFKRRVYRKAMDELGALLIANDVGVNAESYLSGRLAFG